Genomic segment of Zingiber officinale cultivar Zhangliang chromosome 11B, Zo_v1.1, whole genome shotgun sequence:
gagaaagtatgatgagaaaaaaagagaacagtgagtatgatgggagagattgaggagagagaaagtatgatgagagagaaagtgtgttgaggaaaaaaggagggagtgtgacaagagatattgaggagagagaaagtatgatgagagagaaagtgtgatgagaaaaaagagaaaagagagtgtgatgggagagattgaggagagagaaagtgtgatgagagagaaagtgtaatgagaaaaaaaaataaggaagagagtgcgattgaggagagagaaagtgtgtgataaaatgatgagagagaaaatatgatgagaaaaaagagaaaagagagtgtgatgggagagattgaggagagagaaagtgtgatgagagagaaagtgtaatgagaaaaaaaaagaaggaagagagtgcgatggaagagattgaggagagagaaagtatgatgagagagaaagtgtgtgataaaatgatgagagagaaaatatgatgagagagaacaaagagagagaagtgatatgaaaaaataaataaataaatatattttgatatttgatattaatggagaaaattttaattttaagtcaagggtatttttggaataagggaatattttgattgatgaaaatagggtaatggctcattgaaggggaggtacatgggaatgagttattacccaatttcaaggattcattcccttatttgtattcctattcctataatccaaacattaacaatggtaatcaatgattttcattcccattccccactcctattaccctaaaccaaacgccccctaaatatCCAAGAATCAAAGCTGAAAAAAAACCTCATTAAATATTTATAAGGTaagaaatactaaaaaaaaattataattcagATAGGAGATTgaggtattttattttattttttttcctttttgaataAACAATCATTTACGGTTGGACTACGATCCGATCGTAAATATGAGTGACATATCTCTTGGATCATCAAAAGTGGTTCAGGAGATCCTACCTCACTCGGCTCCGACCCGATGTGTTTCCCAATTTAATTAATGACGGATCTTACAGGCTGGCCGTTCGATTAGTCATTGATTATTCAATAACTACTATACGTCCTAAAAACGACGAAGGGGTGTTAAATGCGTGAATAAACTTCAGAGTCATCGCCGGTTATAATGTGGTTGAGGTAGTTGGGGACGCACGTTAACAGGGGAATATTCCACTGTGGGCCATAATTTagttattcaattttatttttgagttttgagAAATTATGAAAATACATGGACTTTTTAACGTATTTGTCAAAATACTTAATTAAGgttttaataatagtttttagtttttttttcactGATAAAATAGAATCAAAATGTCCATGGagatatattttaatataaaatagaaaggacaaaaaatttattatcatttatgatatcttTTTAAAAAGATGTAAAAAAaagatattattattattctaatATTATTGTAATAAATACAacataactattttttaaaaatgaatttgaataaatttactacacataaaatattttttatatcgaATACGatcaaaattacttaaatttgattaaaattgcTTCACCTTAAAACAATATTATTATTacaagtattttaaaataattttgatgacgTTTCccctaatttatttattaaataaatttaaagccTAATTTATTCATATTTTCATACCTTTGAAATATTCTTTCAAGATTTCAACTCTATTGTTTTTAAATCCACTTAGGCTATTTAGAGCATTCACATTAGCTtcattatttaaaatatataatttagattaaaaaattattttattaaatttagatattcattttttactgtattatatataaattttcctatttttattctctattctaaaatttatttcctaaatttagaaaaaaaagtaTTTATAAATGTTAAATTTAAAATAGAATGATTGAtataaagattttttaattatgctatctaaaatttagaataaaatctttaaataagTAATTGATGTGAATACTCTTAGAAATTGGGAGTAAAATTTGAAATCAGATTGACACAGTTAATGATGGCAAAAGAAGAATACGTTCGTCTCCAGCATCTCCTAACAATCCGTCCCAGAGTCAACACgaaagagataaatcacggggGTTTACTAGtctttgaaataatgactagtacataagggagacatttacctcgacctTATCAAGATTGACACAACTAATAACTATATAAATGGTTGCTATAATATATTTTATGATCAATTTTCAATGATTATAAATTGTGTTTAACATCTCTTATATAAAGATTTATTGTGGGCATTATCACCTTAATAGAACTTGAATTATGGTTCTCCTATTTCTTATAATATTTTACTATTATACCACATTATCTTTTTAGGTGTTCTTTTGAGTATAAATAtttttgtaataataatggtaactttttaatttttttgtctaAAAGGGTAGTTTTAAGAATTGTCAAAATTATAGAGGTGTTTTAACATTATTGCTAAATAGGATTAATAGATAAGCTGCCACGGTTTGCGATCCGTGTCGTCCAGCCAACGAAACCCTTCCCCTTCCTCTGCTTCTCCTTCGACGGCCGGCGACCATGGCGGTGGAGATGACGACCATGGCGGCGGCAATTGGGGTATCCATACCGGTCCTCCGGTTCCTTCTTTGCTTTGTGGCTACTATTCCGGTGAGCCTCTTCTGGCGGCTGGTTCCCGGAGTGCTCCCGCGCCACCTCTACGCGGCATTCTCCGGGGCGGTCCTCTCCTACCTCTCGTTCGGATCCTCCTCCAATCTCCACTTCCTCATCCCCATGTCTATGGGGTACTCCTCCATGCTTCTCTTCCGACGCTACGCCGGCGTCATCACATTCTTCGCTGGCTTCGCTTACCTCATCGGGTGGTCAGTTTTCAAGCCGATTTGTTCTCGATCTGTCCTCAATTTTTCGTTTCGGatctgttttttttgtttttttgttattACTGATTGAAAtttggatgtttgggagattggGATTTGATTTCACGAAAAGTCTCCTCTAACCGATCTTCCAGAAAGGGGGGAAAACTATTTTGGGTGTTTGTCTTGGCACCGGATTGAAATACGATCTGAATTATTAATTTTCGAttttttagctaatttatttctcAATTTCCATGCAGCCATGTATATTATATGAGTGGCGATGCGTGGAAGGAAGGAGGGATTGATGCAACTGGTAGTTACTCATTTGATTTTAGTTTGACGCTTCATTTATCAATCATTTGTTATATAAGTACTCTTTACTCTATAGGGAGTTGCCTTTCTAAATCCAAATtgaaaacttcattttttttctaaacaTCAAGGAGTGTGTTCATCTTTGGCTAACATTTATTGGGAATTCTGCTAGTTTTGATGTTAAAAATTTCCTTGAGTGAATATAGTCTCTTTTTTGAGATGGATTAACTCTTCAGCTATCTTTCTGTAAGAAGCAACAGCAATCATATTTTTCTAATGTTGACTGATTGTGGTTATGCTGATTCAAGCAATATACGCAACATTAGCTCATTTATGATGATTTACCATTTGATTGTGAAGGGAGTGTGAAATTTTTAAATGTTAACTTCTGAAAGACCCATTTATGTGGTACCTTTCAGCTAtgaactaagggggcgtttggttcattcctaggaataggaatcggaatgggaatcattgtattgtggaatgggaatgggtatgaatatggatatcactcttaaaagcaatgtttggttagttgcatatcttctatcggaataaatcaaaatttccttttttacccttaaaggaaaataagagaaaaaattagatttgaGATAAAGATAAatgtaagagaaaaatatgatgaaagagaatgattagagagaaagtatgatgagagagaaagtgtgaaagaaagaatgaagagagagaaagtgtaatgagagaaaatgagaaaagaaagtatgatgggagaaagcatgatgagagaagatgagagagaaaatatgatgtaagagaaagtatgatgggagaggaagaagagagagaaaatataatgagaaaaattgaggagagagagtatgatgagagagattaaggagagagaaagtatggtgagagagaaagtatgatgagagagaaagtgaacTGTGAGTataatgggagagattgaggagagagaaagaatgatgagagagagagtgttgagagagaaagtgtgttgaggaaaaaaggagggagtgtgacaagagaaattgaggaaagagaaagtgtgatgagagagaaagtgtgctgagaaaaaagagaaaagagagtgtgatgagagagattgaggagagagaaagtgtgatgagagagaaaagataaaagagagtgtgatgaaagagattgaggagagagaaagtgtgatgagagagaaagtatgatgagaaaaaagaagaaagagagtgcgatagaagagattgaggagagagaaagtatgatgagagagaaagtgtaatgagaaaaaaggaaagagagtgtgaaatgagagattaaggagagagaaagtatgtgataaaatgatgagagagaaaatatgatgagagagaacaaggagagagaagtgatataaaagaaaaaataaataaatatattttgatatttgatattaatggagaaaattttagttttaagtgaAGGGTATTttgggaataagggaatattttgattgatgaaaatagggtaatggctcattgaaggggaggtacatgggaatgagtcattacccaatttcaaggattcattcccttatttgtattcatattcctataatccaaacattaacaatggcaatgaatgattcccattcccattccccactcctattcccctaaaccaaacgccccctaaatgtTATATGCAATAGCAGAAAAGAAGCTTATTGCAGGCAGTCTGGCAGTGCCTTGGACTGTGAGCTTActttattttgacattttttttttctctccctaaAATCAGATGCAAACAGGAATGCTAATAAATGCTCCCAATCCTGCACCTCCTTTCTTGTACGGACTGGAATTTATAGACTCATCGAATCTTATTTTCTCATGAAAAACAGGAAACAAATATATCCAAGAAAATTGTAATACCGATCAAAAGCTTTGTTGCTCTGGAAGTATACTTTGAAGTTTGGTTATCCCTTCTTGCAATATAGAAAGTTCACAGCACATGCAGCAGTAATTGCTAAGAAACTTTGATGATGGGCTCTTTTGCCCTTCTTCTTATTTTCCTTGGAATAAATGGTGTAGCATTTCCTAGCTAAAAATAACATTTGTTAATATCTATAACTATATGACTAATTGAAAATGTGAAGTGAAATAGTTTTTCAGGTGGAGCAATCACCAAGGTTCACACTTTTCTTATCTTTTTAAGAGAAAATTCTGGGATAATAAAAAAACCAAATTAACGTTTACATTCATATATACCAACTTAGCTTTTTACAGTCAAAAAGGAAATGGCACTGGTATGTATTAGGCGTAGTTAGGATTTaggataaaataaaatagaaaaagaaagaaaaaatttggTGAGAGAGGGATAATGGCCAAAGAATAACCCAAAATTTCCAAGTCTGAATGTAGCCACCCCTATAGCTCTTCCTTCTCAACCTCCTCTTGAACCTTTATCTCTTGTAATCCATCTTGTCTAATGTTGATACTGGTAAAGACACTTATCTGTGACAGATCTAGGAAGATATTCCAGTACCATCTTTAACCACCTGCTGAACTATGTGATACTTGGCACTTGCTTTgccttttgtttcttcttctctatTATATTCTATTCTAATCGAGATATGGAATTAAAATATCATGATTATCAAGTTCTTAGTCATCCTTTTGTTAATATTTTCTGGAGTATTAATGTTTTGTCTGTTATATAAATTTTGATGAAAAAAAATTGTGTTTATCATCTATTTTTCGTTATCACACACCTCTACTCTCCATTGTAGGAGCTCTGATGGTGCTAACTCTTAAGGTCATTTCATGTGCAATGAATTATAGTGATGGGCTAGTTAAGGAAGAACGCCTTAGTGAGGCTCAAAAAAAGTACCGACTAATACGTTGCCCTTCCTTGGTTGAATATATTGGTTATTGTCTCTGCTGTGGAAGCCACTTTGCAGGGCCTGTATTTGAAATGAAGGATTATCTTGAATGGACAGAATGCATAGGGGTGAggacatatttcatttttccttcGTATATTCTAACGAAGATCAAATGTACCTTTGCTAGATTATGTTCTCCAGTTGATGATATTTGAACTTTTGCCAGATCTGGGCCCATGACAACCGATGGCCTTCACCTTTTGGTGCGACCTTGCGTGCTTTACTGCAAGCTGCAATTTGTATGGGTTTATACTTGTTATTGGTACCAAAGTTTCCTCTTTCTCGGTTCAATGAACCCATTTATCAGGACTGGGGTTTCTGGCAAAGGTTGTTCTACCAATACATGTCTGGTTTTACTGCCCGGTGGAAATACTACTTTATCTGGTCAATTTCAGAGGCAGCAATTATCATATCTGGTCTCGGTTTTAGTGGATGGTCAGATTCCTCTCCGCCTAAACCACTCTGGGACCGTGCTAAAAATGTTGATGTTCTTGGTGTCGAGTTTGCAACAAGTGCAGTTCAATTGCCACTAGTATGGAACATACAAGTCAGCACTTGGCTACGTCACTGTAAGTTTGTAGACTTTGGTTTCTTATGGAATTTGATACTTTTTGTTTATTGAGATATTTAAAAGCATAGAATTTTCCATGCATTTCCATATTCATAACCTACCTTTTTCATTGGGGCATCTTGTACAATTTGTTCTAAATATTATCTCCTAAATGCCTCTGGATAATCGCTGTTAATATGAAAAGCATCCATGATATTGTTCATTCCCTGTGTTAACACATATGAAACTATATATATTTGTTTCGCTGCACACTTTTTAAGAGGTTACTGTTTAAGTACACAAATATAGTTGAGATAGAGGAGCTTTAACAATTGTTATTGTTGAAGCTGGATGTACTATATCCATTAGTCCCATATGAACAAGTGCCATGAAACATTTGATCCAGTAGTCTCATAAGGACAAGCCTAGAGAATCATTGTCTGTTTGTGAAACTCCTTGAGATTATTATGGTTGTTGGATTTGCACTTTCCTGTCTTAATTAGATGGTTAGTTATACACAAATGTGTATGTACTGCCATTGCATAATGCCGAAAATGCTCAATTTAACTGGTACGGTCATATTGTTTCTCGCATTTCTTTCTGAAACTAGCCTGGATAAGATAAAAGATTTTATAGGAGGGATTGGATTACATATCCATTCAAGCAGTGTTACACAGTTTCTAGACATTAGGACAGTACATCTAGAACCCATATTACAATGCAGGAGAAAACAGGATGCAGCAGTGGTACAATCACTATGAAGAATCCTATCGTTGAGTTGATGCCAAATGACTTCCAGACAACTGGAAACAGATCCATGTGATTCCATCAATCATTCTTGCTAGGAAGATGCTATAATCCAAAAGATATAGCTTTCCTTTGATGTTAAAATGGTTGACAGTGTGCTTGAAGAAGTTGCTTCCATTAATATTTCAATTTCACAATTGAAAAGCAAATGACTAGTTTTTCGATTAGAGGATGAACCAAAGAACAGTTAGCATTTGAGAGAATGCTCCATGACTTAGAAAATTCTAATGTATAATTTTCCATGAAGGATAATCCTGCTAAAATATCCAAGTCTTGCTAATCAAGTTTCACACCATTTACATAAGCAAAGGTGTTCCTGTTAATCGAGTTCCATTCCATTTACAGGTTGTAACCAAGACAGATTTGAAACATTCATTATCTGCAACTCTAAAATTTGTGACAATACTCTTTCTTTTCATTGACCTTAAGTTTTCGTCAATTTCTAGTTTATAATGATCAAATCTTCTTAGGTAATAATGATATTTGTGTGAGGCATGTAATCTGAGAGACTATGTTGTTGCAGATGTCTACGAAAGGCTAGTTCAGAATGGGAAGAAACCTGGATTCTTTCAGTTGCTGGCTACACAGACAGTTAGTGCTGTTTGGCATGTAAGTCACTGATGAAATTTGTTCTTAAGATTCTGCACAACTTAACAATACTGTATTATGTCTTTCCTGCTGCAACTTTATTAAAACCTGATTTGATTTCTAGCTTAGTAGTTTTGCTtgaatattaaattattaatattggaCTACCACAGAGAGAGTTTCCTAGGACCAATGTAATCTATTTAAGATATGCAGATTTAAGCATATTCTTTGTGGAAGTTTACTTCCAATAACCAATAAGATGGATAGTAGTTCATATATGCAATTAATTGTCATATCTATGTACATCATGGATCCCTTAAAGGTAGTCCTTTGATCTCAACAAAATCCAAAATTTGTTATTTCAGTATAAACACAAACATTCCTGTTAATACATTTACAAAAAGAAGACTAATCATGTATTAAACTTTTTTCTTATAACTAATAATATCTCTATTCTACTCAGGGATTATATCCAGGTTATATTATATTTTTCGTTCAGTCGGCATTGATGATTGCAGGTTCACGAGGTAAAGAATTACCAAAGCTAAATCTGTAACTCTCTTATCATATTCTACTTGTGTTGACAAATTTAACTACTTGAAGTTGTTATCTTTTTCTAATGTTGCTCTTTATTTGCATTAAACAGTGATCTACAAATGGCAGCAAGCTGTCAATGCAAAGAATTTTTTGCTGAGAAAGATGCTCACGCTTGCAAACTTTGCCTACACTCTTCTTGTCCTTAATTATTCCTGCATTGGTTTCATGGTTAGTTGTTGAACAGCTTCTTTCATGTTTTTCCATAATAATATTTCTTGGTTGACAACCATTATAGTGCCTGCTTGTCCGCTCTAGTCCTCTTTATAGCTTTAAAGGGTTGCTCTGTGCACATTATGTGATTTGCATAGCTTGTGGCCATTTTGAGGCATTCCATAGATTTACAAATTAGCTCGTGTTGCCAAAATCACATACCAACACCATTTTGAACTCTGAAATACCTCTAGTTAAATATACAATGCCTCTTATCTGACCTAAATAATACTGTGCTTGTATTTT
This window contains:
- the LOC122034645 gene encoding lysophospholipid acyltransferase 1-like, which produces MAVEMTTMAAAIGVSIPVLRFLLCFVATIPVSLFWRLVPGVLPRHLYAAFSGAVLSYLSFGSSSNLHFLIPMSMGYSSMLLFRRYAGVITFFAGFAYLIGCHVYYMSGDAWKEGGIDATGALMVLTLKVISCAMNYSDGLVKEERLSEAQKKYRLIRCPSLVEYIGYCLCCGSHFAGPVFEMKDYLEWTECIGIWAHDNRWPSPFGATLRALLQAAICMGLYLLLVPKFPLSRFNEPIYQDWGFWQRLFYQYMSGFTARWKYYFIWSISEAAIIISGLGFSGWSDSSPPKPLWDRAKNVDVLGVEFATSAVQLPLVWNIQVSTWLRHYVYERLVQNGKKPGFFQLLATQTVSAVWHGLYPGYIIFFVQSALMIAGSRVIYKWQQAVNAKNFLLRKMLTLANFAYTLLVLNYSCIGFMVLSLKETLASYQSVYFVGTIVPVAVILLSYVIKPPRPARSKIQKSQ